GGAGTCGCAGAAGCCGAGCCGCAGGCGAAGGCTGATGCGGAGGGGGGCATACGCGGCGCCGCAAAGCTGCGACCGCTAGGCGAAGGCTGATGCGGAGGGGGGTGGACGCGACGTTCCGTTGATAACTCTCTTTATCCCCCCCGCCGCTGCCTCGTCGCCTCCCAATCAACCTCCAGGCTTTCGGGACGCAGAACCACCCCATAGGACTCCCGGGCCGCCTCCGCGGACACCTTGCCGTCCAGGACGTCCCGGCGGACGGCTTCCGGGTCCCGGGTCATGGGGTCTCCCCAGCCGCCGCCTCCGGGCTGGATGTGGCGGATGAGCTCGCCCGGCTGCATGGTCTCGGTCACCATGGTAGGCAGGGTGCGCTGGTCCTCCCGCCCCGGATTCAGGATGCTCATGGATCCCGTTCCGGGTTGCCCTCCGTAGAGGCCATAGGGCAGATGCTCCCTGCGGTCGGAGCGTATGGTCAGGTTGGCCGGTTCATCCCCCATGTAGCGCCAGTCCCGGACCACGGCCAGGCCACCCCGGTAGCGGCCGGCCCCTCCGCTGTCGGTCGCCAGCGCGTACTGTTCCAGCCGCACCGGGTATTCCAGCTCCATCAGCTCGGCCGGGATGTTGGAGATGACGGCTCCGGGGTTGGTCAAGCCGTCGTTGGCGTCCTTGTCGGGGCGGGCGCCCCAGGTTCCGGCCACCAGGTCGAACATGACGAAGGGGTCCCGCCCCTTTTGATAACCGCCGATCAGGATGAGGGAGTGGGCCCCCTCGCCCGCGGCCGGCACCCGGTCGGGCAGCACCTGGGCCAGGGCGCCGAACAGGGCGTCCGACAGGCGGAAGCCCACTACGCCCCGCATGCTGGAGGCGGCCGGCATGACCGGGTTCAGGATGGAAGCCTCCGGGGCGATGACCTCCAGGGGGCGGAAGAAGCCCGAGGTGTTGGGGATGTCGGCCCGCATCATGGAGCGCACCGCATACCCGCAGCAGGAGACGGTGAAGGGGAAGGGCGAGTTGATGCCGCCCTTTACCTGGGGGCTGCTTCCGGTGAAGTCGATTTCCAGGGAGTCCCCTCGCACGCTGAGCTTCACCTTGAGCGGGATGGTGCCGGCGTCCACCCCGTCGTTGTCCAGGTAGTCCTCGAACCTGTACTCCCCGTCCGGCCAGGAACGGATCTCGGCCCGCACCACCCTCTCGGTCAGGTCCAGCAGCTCTTCGTAGTAGCGGTCCAGTACCTCGGACCCGTAACGCTCCACCAGCTTGAGCAGGCCCTTTTCGCCGGTTTTGCAGGCCGACAGCTTGGCCCGGATGTCTCCCAGGGTCATTACGGGGACCCGCACGTTCTTCTCCAGGATCTGAAAGATGCTTTCCGAGGGGCGGCCTTCCTCGTAGAGCTTCAGAGGCGGCAGGCGCAGGCCTTCCTGAAAGATCTCGGTGTTGTCGCAGGCGGCGCTGCCCGGCACCCGCCCGCCGACGTCCAGGTGGTGGGCCACCACCGCCGAGAATCCCACCAGGGCCTCCCGCTGGAAGACGGGTTGAAAAATGAAAATGTCGGGCAGGTGGATGCCGCCGTCGAAGGGATCGTTCATGATGAACACGTCCCCGGGTCGGACCCGGCCCCGGTACTTGTTCAGAGTTGACTCCAGGGCAAAGGGAATGGATCCCAACTGGAAGGGGATGGTGACCCCCTGGGAGATCATCCTCCCCTCGCGGTCACACAGGGCGGTGGAGAAGTCCATGCAGTCTCGGATCACGGTGGAGTAGGCCGTCCGGATGACAGTGTTGGCCATTTCGTCGGCGACGCTGCTGAGATAGTTTCGGATCAGGCCCAGGGTGATGGGGTCGACCCTGGAATCGCATTGAGCGGTCATGGGATGGCCTTTCCGGGTCGGTTCCCCTCGCTGGAGGGTTCGGACAGCCTTAGCGACAGGTTGCCGGCGCC
The genomic region above belongs to Acidobacteriota bacterium and contains:
- a CDS encoding hydantoinase B/oxoprolinase family protein yields the protein MTAQCDSRVDPITLGLIRNYLSSVADEMANTVIRTAYSTVIRDCMDFSTALCDREGRMISQGVTIPFQLGSIPFALESTLNKYRGRVRPGDVFIMNDPFDGGIHLPDIFIFQPVFQREALVGFSAVVAHHLDVGGRVPGSAACDNTEIFQEGLRLPPLKLYEEGRPSESIFQILEKNVRVPVMTLGDIRAKLSACKTGEKGLLKLVERYGSEVLDRYYEELLDLTERVVRAEIRSWPDGEYRFEDYLDNDGVDAGTIPLKVKLSVRGDSLEIDFTGSSPQVKGGINSPFPFTVSCCGYAVRSMMRADIPNTSGFFRPLEVIAPEASILNPVMPAASSMRGVVGFRLSDALFGALAQVLPDRVPAAGEGAHSLILIGGYQKGRDPFVMFDLVAGTWGARPDKDANDGLTNPGAVISNIPAELMELEYPVRLEQYALATDSGGAGRYRGGLAVVRDWRYMGDEPANLTIRSDRREHLPYGLYGGQPGTGSMSILNPGREDQRTLPTMVTETMQPGELIRHIQPGGGGWGDPMTRDPEAVRRDVLDGKVSAEAARESYGVVLRPESLEVDWEATRQRRGG